In one Pseudomonas sp. 31-12 genomic region, the following are encoded:
- a CDS encoding 2-hydroxyacid dehydrogenase, with protein sequence MRTILFSSQTYDRDSFLGAELPAGIELHFQSARLSLDTVALAEYHEVVCAFINDDLSAPVLERLAAGGTRLIALRSAGYNHVDLAVAKLLGLSIVRVPAYSPHAVAEHAVALILALNRRLHRAYNRTREGDFSLHGLTGFDLVGKTVGVVGTGQIGATFAKIMNGFGCRLLAFDPYPNPQVEALGARYLSLPELLAESQIISLHCPLNEQSKHLINRESLAHMQPGAMLINTGRGGLVDTPALIDALKDGQLGYLGLDVYEEEAQLFFEDRSDLPLQDDVLARLLTFPNVIITAHQAFLTREALDAIATTTLQNIAAWAAGTPQNRVEG encoded by the coding sequence ATGCGCACGATTCTTTTCAGCAGCCAGACCTACGACCGCGACAGTTTCCTCGGCGCCGAGCTGCCCGCCGGTATCGAGTTGCACTTTCAATCGGCGCGGCTGAGTCTCGATACCGTGGCGTTGGCGGAGTATCACGAAGTGGTCTGCGCTTTCATCAATGATGACTTGAGCGCCCCGGTGCTGGAACGTCTGGCTGCGGGCGGCACACGCTTGATCGCCCTGCGTTCGGCCGGCTACAACCATGTCGACCTGGCGGTGGCGAAGCTGCTGGGACTTTCGATTGTGCGGGTCCCGGCCTACTCGCCGCACGCGGTGGCCGAGCACGCGGTGGCCTTGATCCTGGCGCTCAACCGGCGCCTGCACCGCGCCTACAACCGCACCCGCGAAGGGGATTTCAGTCTGCACGGTCTGACCGGTTTCGACCTGGTGGGCAAGACTGTCGGCGTGGTCGGCACCGGACAGATCGGCGCGACTTTCGCGAAAATCATGAACGGGTTCGGCTGCCGGTTGCTGGCCTTCGACCCCTACCCTAACCCGCAAGTCGAAGCCCTCGGCGCTCGTTACCTGAGCTTGCCCGAGCTGCTCGCCGAATCACAGATCATCAGCCTGCACTGCCCGCTCAACGAGCAGAGCAAACACTTGATCAACCGCGAGTCACTGGCGCACATGCAGCCTGGCGCAATGTTGATCAACACCGGCCGTGGAGGTCTGGTGGACACGCCGGCGCTGATCGACGCGTTGAAGGACGGTCAATTGGGTTATCTGGGGCTGGATGTCTATGAAGAAGAGGCGCAGCTGTTTTTCGAAGACCGCTCCGACCTGCCGTTGCAGGACGATGTGCTGGCGCGGCTGCTGACCTTTCCCAACGTGATCATCACCGCGCACCAGGCCTTCCTGACCCGCGAAGCCCTGGACGCGATTGCCACGACGACCCTGCAGAACATCGCGGCCTGGGCTGCCGGCACGCCGCAGAATCGGGTCGAGGGCTGA
- a CDS encoding META domain-containing protein, protein MKRLALTALVGASLLGCAAEPVKLQQNRSYILEWIGERPLMDYSHLTITLGEDGRAYGNGGCNHWFAPYTLEGDKLSFGRIGSTRKMCAPAVMEQEKRFMQALENVQRWDVSPIEQMRFWPAQGKPLRWWLEEG, encoded by the coding sequence ATGAAACGCCTCGCCCTGACCGCCCTGGTCGGTGCCAGCCTGCTGGGCTGCGCCGCCGAGCCGGTAAAATTGCAACAAAACCGCAGCTACATCCTGGAATGGATCGGCGAACGTCCGTTGATGGATTACAGCCACCTGACCATCACCCTCGGTGAAGACGGCCGGGCTTACGGCAATGGCGGCTGCAACCACTGGTTTGCGCCGTACACGCTGGAAGGCGACAAGCTGAGCTTCGGCAGAATCGGCAGCACCCGCAAAATGTGCGCGCCGGCGGTGATGGAGCAGGAAAAACGCTTCATGCAGGCTTTGGAAAACGTGCAGCGCTGGGATGTATCGCCAATCGAGCAGATGCGCTTCTGGCCGGCGCAAGGCAAGCCGTTGCGTTGGTGGCTTGAAGAGGGTTGA
- a CDS encoding TlpA disulfide reductase family protein produces MTRRLAVALAIIGTLMLGGCGNDYGIDQNGQKVAAERLDKQWVVLNYWAEWCGPCRTEIPELNGLADQLKEKKIGVFGVNFDNVQGEELKSASEKLGIKFTVLASDPADLFELPRSEALPVTYIIDNKGKVREQLMGEQTAAGVMAKLEALQALN; encoded by the coding sequence ATGACAAGACGACTGGCAGTAGCATTGGCGATCATCGGGACGTTGATGCTGGGGGGCTGTGGCAACGACTATGGCATCGACCAGAACGGCCAGAAAGTCGCCGCCGAACGTCTGGACAAACAATGGGTGGTGCTCAATTACTGGGCCGAATGGTGTGGCCCGTGCCGGACCGAGATCCCGGAGTTGAATGGCTTGGCGGATCAGTTGAAAGAGAAGAAGATTGGTGTGTTCGGGGTCAATTTCGACAATGTGCAGGGGGAAGAGCTGAAAAGCGCCAGCGAGAAACTGGGGATCAAATTCACCGTGCTGGCGTCGGACCCGGCGGATCTTTTCGAGTTGCCGCGCAGTGAGGCGTTGCCGGTGACCTACATCATCGATAACAAGGGCAAGGTGCGCGAGCAATTGATGGGCGAGCAGACAGCGGCGGGGGTGATGGCCAAGCTTGAGGCGTTGCAGGCGCTTAACTGA
- the arsC gene encoding arsenate reductase (glutaredoxin) (This arsenate reductase requires both glutathione and glutaredoxin to convert arsenate to arsenite, after which the efflux transporter formed by ArsA and ArsB can extrude the arsenite from the cell, providing resistance.), protein MTDLTLYHNPRCSKSRGALELLQARGLTPTVVRYLETPLDAAQIQSLLGKLGISARQLLRTGEDEYKTLNLADSNLGEAQLIAAIAAHPKLMERPILEVGDKAIIGRPPENVLELLP, encoded by the coding sequence ATGACCGATCTGACGCTTTATCACAATCCGCGCTGCTCGAAATCCCGCGGTGCGCTCGAACTGCTGCAAGCCCGTGGCTTGACGCCGACCGTGGTCCGCTACCTGGAAACCCCGCTGGACGCCGCGCAAATCCAGAGCCTGCTGGGCAAGCTTGGCATCAGCGCCCGGCAACTGCTGCGCACCGGCGAGGACGAGTACAAAACCCTCAACCTGGCCGACAGCAACCTCGGCGAGGCGCAATTGATCGCCGCCATCGCCGCCCATCCGAAGCTCATGGAGCGACCGATTCTCGAAGTCGGCGACAAAGCCATCATCGGCCGTCCGCCGGAGAACGTATTGGAGTTGCTGCCGTGA
- the wrbA gene encoding NAD(P)H:quinone oxidoreductase, giving the protein MSAPYILVLYYSRSGSTNEMARQIARGVEQAGMEARLRTVPPISTECEAVSPDIPDEGALYASLDDLKNCAGLAMGSPTRFGNMAAPLKYFLDGTSNLWLTGALVGKPAGVFTSTASLHGGQETTLLSMMLPLLHHGMLITGLPYSESALLETRGGGTPYGASHHAGADGKSGLNEHEVALCRALGLRLAKTAQKLGN; this is encoded by the coding sequence GTGAGCGCGCCGTACATTCTGGTTCTGTATTACAGCCGCAGCGGCTCGACCAATGAAATGGCCCGGCAGATTGCCCGCGGCGTCGAGCAGGCCGGGATGGAAGCGCGCCTGCGCACGGTCCCGCCGATCTCCACCGAATGCGAAGCCGTGTCGCCGGACATCCCCGACGAAGGCGCGTTGTACGCCAGCCTCGACGACCTGAAGAACTGCGCCGGCCTGGCCATGGGCAGCCCGACCCGGTTCGGCAACATGGCGGCGCCGCTCAAGTACTTCCTCGACGGCACCAGCAATCTTTGGCTGACCGGCGCCCTGGTGGGCAAACCGGCTGGCGTGTTCACCTCCACCGCGAGCCTGCACGGCGGTCAGGAAACCACGTTGCTGTCGATGATGTTGCCGTTGTTGCACCACGGCATGCTGATCACCGGCCTGCCTTACAGCGAATCGGCCCTGCTGGAAACCCGTGGCGGCGGCACGCCGTATGGCGCCAGTCATCACGCCGGGGCGGATGGCAAAAGCGGTTTGAATGAACATGAAGTCGCGCTGTGCCGGGCCCTGGGCCTGCGCCTGGCGAAGACTGCGCAAAAGCTGGGGAACTGA
- a CDS encoding DUF2069 domain-containing protein: MAKKPKILPSIEWLEPRVRAMRVISLLCFFGLVGLLCAYYLVFADLHGARPWVILLIELVPLLLLAPGMIIGSARGHSWMCFVVNLYFIKGALAAYDPNRQLFGLLEMGASLAVFCSALLYVRWRFQLNRKLAGEGEISVA; encoded by the coding sequence GTGGCGAAAAAGCCGAAGATTCTGCCCTCCATCGAATGGCTCGAACCGCGGGTCCGGGCGATGCGAGTGATCAGCCTGCTGTGCTTTTTCGGGCTGGTGGGACTGCTCTGCGCGTATTACCTGGTGTTTGCCGACCTGCATGGCGCCCGGCCGTGGGTGATTTTGCTGATCGAATTGGTGCCGCTGCTGTTGCTGGCGCCGGGGATGATCATCGGCAGCGCGCGCGGGCATTCGTGGATGTGTTTTGTGGTGAACCTGTATTTCATCAAGGGCGCATTGGCCGCGTATGACCCGAACCGGCAGCTGTTTGGCTTGCTGGAGATGGGCGCGAGCCTAGCGGTGTTTTGTTCGGCGCTATTGTATGTGCGGTGGCGGTTTCAGTTGAATCGCAAACTGGCGGGTGAAGGCGAGATTTCCGTCGCCTGA
- a CDS encoding DNA-3-methyladenine glycosylase I, which translates to MRDYKWLHEYCLNRFGSAAELEAHLPVPKTPAQLRKISDDRYLSTMALRVFRAGLKHSLVDAKWPSFEEVFFKFDPEKVVLMSAEHLERLMQDARIIRHLGKLKSVPRNAQFVLDVAHEKGSFGELIADWPVTDIVGLWTYLKKRGHQLGGLSAPRFLRMVGKDTFVPSYDVVAGLNAQKIVDKVPTSQRDLALVQDVFNQWHEQSGGRAMSQISMMLAYTVNH; encoded by the coding sequence ATGCGCGATTACAAGTGGCTGCACGAATACTGTCTGAACCGCTTCGGCTCGGCAGCTGAACTGGAAGCCCATCTGCCCGTTCCCAAGACCCCGGCGCAATTGCGCAAGATCAGCGACGACCGCTACCTCTCGACCATGGCGCTACGTGTGTTCCGCGCCGGGCTCAAGCACAGCCTGGTGGACGCCAAGTGGCCGTCGTTCGAAGAAGTGTTCTTCAAGTTCGATCCGGAAAAGGTCGTGTTGATGAGCGCCGAACACCTTGAGCGCCTGATGCAGGACGCGCGGATCATCCGTCACCTGGGCAAACTCAAGAGCGTGCCGCGCAATGCGCAGTTCGTGCTGGACGTGGCGCATGAGAAGGGCAGCTTTGGCGAACTGATCGCTGATTGGCCGGTAACCGATATCGTCGGGCTGTGGACCTACCTGAAAAAACGCGGCCATCAATTGGGCGGGTTGTCGGCGCCGCGCTTCCTGCGCATGGTCGGCAAGGACACGTTCGTGCCGAGCTACGACGTGGTCGCGGGGTTGAATGCGCAGAAGATCGTCGACAAGGTGCCGACCAGCCAGCGGGACCTGGCGTTGGTGCAGGATGTGTTCAACCAGTGGCATGAACAGAGTGGCGGGCGGGCGATGAGTCAGATTTCGATGATGTTGGCCTACACCGTCAACCATTGA
- the ttcA gene encoding tRNA 2-thiocytidine(32) synthetase TtcA, which translates to MGTLTVNQNKLQKRLRRQAGEAVADFNMIEDGDKVMVCLSGGKDSYTLLDVLLHLQKVAPIKFEIVAVNMDQKQPGFPEHVLPAYLKELGIEYHIVEKDTYSVVKELIPEGKTTCSLCSRLRRGTLYTFADEIGATKMALGHHRDDIVETFFLNMFFNGSLKAMPPKLRADDGRNVVIRPLAYCNEKDIQAYSDFKQFPIIPCNLCGSQENLQRQVVKDMLQEWERKTPGRTESIFRSLQNVIPSQLADRNLFDFTSLKIDETAASRFVNVVNL; encoded by the coding sequence ATGGGCACTCTCACGGTCAACCAGAACAAACTGCAAAAGCGCCTTCGCCGCCAGGCGGGTGAGGCTGTTGCCGATTTCAACATGATTGAAGACGGCGACAAGGTCATGGTCTGCCTGTCCGGTGGCAAGGACAGCTACACCCTGCTCGACGTGCTCTTGCACCTGCAGAAGGTCGCGCCGATCAAGTTCGAGATCGTGGCCGTGAACATGGACCAGAAGCAGCCGGGCTTCCCTGAGCACGTGCTGCCGGCTTATCTGAAAGAGTTGGGCATCGAGTATCACATCGTCGAGAAAGACACTTACTCGGTGGTCAAGGAGTTGATCCCGGAAGGCAAGACCACCTGCTCGCTGTGCTCGCGCCTGCGTCGCGGCACGCTCTACACCTTTGCCGACGAAATCGGCGCGACCAAAATGGCACTTGGTCACCACCGCGACGACATCGTCGAGACGTTCTTCCTCAACATGTTCTTCAACGGTTCACTCAAGGCCATGCCGCCAAAACTGCGCGCCGACGATGGCCGCAACGTGGTGATCCGCCCGCTGGCCTACTGCAACGAGAAAGACATCCAGGCTTACTCGGACTTCAAGCAATTCCCGATCATTCCGTGCAACCTCTGCGGCTCCCAGGAAAACCTGCAGCGTCAGGTGGTCAAGGACATGCTGCAAGAGTGGGAACGCAAGACCCCGGGCCGTACCGAAAGCATTTTCCGCAGCCTGCAGAACGTGATTCCGTCGCAACTGGCGGACCGCAACCTGTTCGACTTCACCAGCCTCAAGATCGACGAAACGGCGGCTTCGCGCTTCGTCAACGTGGTCAACCTCTAA
- a CDS encoding Yip1 family protein has translation MIHHVVGLFTHPDQEWKEIRGDQEESISHMYLTHTLILAAIPAVSAFIGTTQVGWVIGNRAPVMLTQESALWMTIMSYLAMLGGVAVMGAFIHWMARTYDANPSLARCVAFATYTATPLFIGGLAALYPHMWLGMIVGTAAICYTVYLLYVGLPTFMNIPSDEGFLFSSSVLAVGLVVLVAIMAFTVIVWGLGVGPVYTN, from the coding sequence ATGATCCATCACGTAGTGGGGCTCTTCACCCACCCCGACCAGGAATGGAAAGAAATCCGTGGCGACCAAGAGGAAAGCATCAGCCACATGTACCTGACCCACACGCTGATTCTGGCGGCGATTCCCGCCGTGTCGGCGTTTATCGGCACCACCCAGGTCGGCTGGGTGATCGGCAACCGAGCGCCGGTCATGCTGACCCAGGAAAGCGCGCTATGGATGACGATCATGTCGTATCTGGCGATGCTCGGCGGCGTCGCGGTCATGGGCGCATTCATCCACTGGATGGCCCGTACCTATGACGCCAATCCAAGTCTGGCCCGCTGCGTTGCATTTGCGACCTACACCGCGACCCCGCTGTTCATCGGCGGTCTGGCGGCGCTGTACCCACACATGTGGCTGGGGATGATCGTCGGGACGGCGGCCATCTGCTACACGGTGTACTTGCTGTATGTGGGGCTACCCACTTTCATGAACATTCCATCAGACGAGGGCTTCCTGTTTTCCAGTTCGGTACTTGCCGTAGGCCTGGTGGTGCTGGTCGCCATCATGGCGTTTACAGTGATTGTCTGGGGACTCGGCGTGGGGCCGGTCTATACCAATTAG
- a CDS encoding SprT family zinc-dependent metalloprotease: protein MPEQLNTRVEDCYQLAESFFKRPFKRPVVSLKLRGQKAGVAHLHENLLRFNPQLYRENTEDFLKQTVAHEVAHLIAHQLFGDRIQPHGEEWQLIMRGVYELPPNRCHTYDVKRRSVTRYIYKCPCVDSDFPFSAQRHGLVRQGRRYLCRRCRSTLVFSGEMRVE from the coding sequence ATGCCCGAGCAACTCAATACCCGCGTCGAAGACTGTTACCAACTAGCCGAATCCTTTTTCAAACGACCTTTCAAACGCCCCGTGGTGAGCCTCAAGCTGCGCGGTCAAAAAGCCGGTGTCGCGCATCTGCACGAGAACCTGCTGCGCTTCAATCCGCAGCTGTACCGGGAAAACACTGAAGATTTCCTCAAGCAGACAGTGGCCCATGAAGTGGCGCACCTGATCGCCCATCAACTGTTTGGCGACCGCATTCAGCCGCACGGTGAAGAGTGGCAATTGATCATGCGCGGCGTGTACGAACTGCCGCCCAATCGCTGCCACACCTACGACGTCAAACGCCGCAGCGTGACCCGCTACATCTACAAATGCCCGTGCGTCGACAGCGATTTCCCGTTTTCGGCGCAGCGCCATGGCCTGGTGCGGCAAGGGCGGCGGTATTTGTGCCGGCGGTGCCGGAGTACGTTGGTGTTCAGTGGGGAGATGCGGGTCGAATAG
- a CDS encoding CaiB/BaiF CoA-transferase family protein, translating to MPGPLASLKVLDFSTLLPGPFASLLLADMGAEVLRIESPTRMDLLRVLPPHDHGVSASHAYLNRNKRSLALDLKQPEALEVIKQLLVDHDIVLEQFRPGVMERLGLGYEALKVINPRLIYVSITGYGQTGPYKDRAGHDINYLALAGLASYTGRTESGPLPLGMQVADIAGGSLHGVIGLLAAVIARQHSGVGQHLDVSMTDCAFSLNAMAGAGYLACGVEPGREDQMLNGGSFYDYYRSRDGRWLSVGSLEPVFMKRLCTALGLEELAALGLSPQPAQQKKLKEALKTEFEKHDYSDLCALFAELDACVEPVLSLGEAVRHPQLRARELVTEVPRGDGSTQPQMACPLKFSEGLPEPRHIGAVLGQHTDQVLGELGFDAERIAGLRRAKVVL from the coding sequence ATGCCCGGTCCACTGGCATCACTCAAGGTTCTGGATTTCTCGACACTGCTGCCGGGGCCGTTCGCCTCGTTGCTGCTGGCGGACATGGGCGCAGAAGTCTTGCGCATCGAATCGCCGACGCGCATGGATCTGCTGCGGGTGTTGCCGCCGCACGATCACGGGGTCTCGGCGAGTCACGCCTACCTCAATCGCAACAAGCGCAGCCTGGCGCTGGACCTCAAGCAGCCTGAGGCACTGGAGGTGATCAAGCAGTTGCTGGTGGACCACGACATCGTGCTGGAGCAGTTTCGCCCCGGAGTGATGGAGCGCCTGGGCCTGGGCTATGAAGCCTTGAAGGTGATCAATCCACGGCTGATCTACGTGTCGATTACCGGCTACGGCCAGACCGGCCCCTACAAGGACCGCGCCGGCCACGACATCAACTACCTGGCGTTGGCGGGGCTGGCCAGCTACACCGGCCGCACCGAAAGCGGGCCGCTGCCGTTGGGCATGCAGGTGGCGGATATCGCCGGTGGCTCGCTGCACGGCGTGATCGGGTTGCTGGCGGCGGTGATCGCGCGGCAGCACAGCGGGGTGGGGCAGCATCTGGATGTGAGCATGACCGACTGCGCCTTCAGCCTCAACGCGATGGCCGGCGCCGGGTACCTGGCCTGTGGCGTGGAGCCGGGCCGGGAAGACCAGATGCTCAATGGTGGCAGTTTCTACGACTATTACCGTTCGCGGGACGGGCGCTGGCTGTCGGTAGGCAGCCTGGAACCGGTGTTCATGAAGCGACTGTGTACGGCGCTGGGGCTGGAGGAATTGGCGGCTCTGGGCTTGTCACCTCAACCAGCCCAGCAGAAGAAGCTCAAAGAGGCGCTGAAAACGGAATTTGAAAAGCACGACTATTCGGACTTGTGCGCGCTGTTTGCCGAACTCGATGCCTGTGTCGAACCGGTGCTGAGTCTGGGTGAGGCGGTGCGGCATCCGCAGTTGAGGGCTCGGGAGTTGGTGACCGAGGTGCCGCGGGGGGATGGTTCTACGCAGCCGCAGATGGCTTGTCCGTTGAAGTTTTCCGAGGGGTTGCCGGAGCCACGGCATATTGGTGCGGTGTTGGGGCAGCATACGGATCAGGTGTTGGGGGAGTTGGGGTTTGACGCTGAGCGGATTGCCGGGTTGCGGCGTGCCAAAGTGGTTCTCTAG
- a CDS encoding dicarboxylate/amino acid:cation symporter: MTTRQPLYKSLYFQVIVAIAIGILLGHFYPQTGVALKPLGDGFIKLIKMVIAPIIFCTVVSGIAGMQNMKSVGKTGGYALLYFEIVSTIALLIGLVVVNVVQPGAGMHIDVTTLDTSKIAGFISAGKDQSIVAFILNVIPNTIVGAFANGDILQVLMFSVIFGFALHRLGAYGKPVLDFIDRFAHVMFNIINMIMKLAPVGAFGAMAFTIGAYGVGSLVQLGQLMICFYITCILFVLVVLGGICRAHGFSVIKLIRYIREELLIVLGTSSSESALPRMLIKMERLGAQKSVVGLVIPTGYSFNLDGTSIYLTMAAVFIAQATDTQMDITHQITLLLVLLLSSKGAAGVTGSGFIVLAATLSAVGHLPVAGLALILGIDRFMSEARALTNLVGNAVATLVVAKWVKELDEDKLQVELASGGRGISDTREEDDLGVAEGPTPSNVK; this comes from the coding sequence ATGACGACTCGTCAGCCACTGTACAAATCCCTGTATTTCCAGGTGATCGTTGCAATTGCCATCGGCATCCTGCTTGGTCACTTCTACCCGCAGACCGGTGTGGCCCTCAAGCCACTGGGTGACGGGTTCATCAAACTGATCAAAATGGTCATCGCGCCGATCATTTTCTGTACGGTCGTCAGCGGTATCGCCGGCATGCAGAACATGAAGTCGGTCGGCAAGACCGGCGGTTATGCGCTGCTGTACTTCGAAATTGTTTCCACCATTGCCTTGCTGATCGGTCTGGTCGTGGTCAACGTTGTGCAACCGGGCGCCGGCATGCACATCGACGTGACGACGCTGGACACCAGCAAAATCGCTGGTTTCATTTCGGCCGGTAAAGACCAGAGCATCGTTGCCTTTATCCTCAATGTGATCCCGAACACCATCGTCGGTGCGTTCGCCAACGGCGATATCCTGCAAGTGCTGATGTTCTCGGTGATCTTCGGTTTCGCCCTGCATCGCCTCGGTGCCTACGGCAAGCCGGTACTGGACTTCATCGATCGCTTTGCTCACGTGATGTTCAACATCATCAACATGATCATGAAGCTCGCCCCGGTCGGTGCCTTTGGTGCCATGGCCTTCACCATTGGTGCCTACGGTGTAGGCTCGCTGGTGCAACTGGGTCAGTTGATGATCTGCTTCTACATCACCTGCATCCTGTTCGTGCTCGTGGTACTGGGCGGCATCTGCCGCGCGCACGGCTTCAGCGTAATCAAATTGATTCGCTACATCCGTGAAGAACTGCTGATCGTACTGGGCACTTCCTCTTCGGAATCCGCGCTGCCGCGCATGCTGATCAAGATGGAACGCCTGGGCGCGCAGAAATCCGTTGTCGGTCTGGTGATCCCGACGGGTTATTCGTTCAACCTCGACGGTACTTCGATCTACCTGACCATGGCCGCAGTGTTCATCGCTCAGGCGACCGACACCCAAATGGACATCACCCACCAGATCACTCTGTTGCTGGTGCTGTTGTTGTCCTCCAAAGGTGCCGCGGGCGTAACCGGCAGTGGTTTCATCGTGCTGGCCGCTACCCTGTCTGCCGTGGGTCACCTGCCGGTTGCCGGCCTGGCGCTGATCCTGGGTATCGACCGCTTCATGTCTGAAGCCCGCGCGCTGACCAACCTTGTTGGTAACGCTGTTGCGACCCTGGTCGTGGCCAAGTGGGTGAAAGAGCTGGATGAAGACAAGCTGCAAGTCGAGCTGGCTTCCGGTGGTCGCGGTATCTCCGACACTCGTGAAGAAGACGACCTGGGCGTGGCCGAAGGCCCAACCCCAAGCAACGTCAAGTAA
- a CDS encoding AraC family transcriptional regulator yields the protein MRERTIASHFARAVLGGARRLGYDYSELLQQLGISPELLEEPRARIAPEQFTRLIQGLWLALDDEYLGFGPTPSKTGTFAMMCHAVIHCRNLDKALHRGLLFYSLFPDGPSLTLTREDEMIRLSLDDSKFHDPDHFLTESQLMVWHRLGSWLIGQRIRLEQATFSYPRPEHGAEYDLLFPCPMVFSSAQSSLLFHSRYLNMPLLQDERTLKHFLQHSPADLLSRPDDGDSLSSQLRRLLSRDSSRWPDLEAVAAHLHISPQTLRRHLREEGSSFQELKDQLRRDIAIYHLGRADLSLQQIAEQLGFSEPSAFHRAFKKWTGLTPGAYRAQEN from the coding sequence ATGCGTGAACGCACCATCGCCAGTCATTTCGCCCGTGCCGTCCTTGGTGGCGCGCGCCGGTTGGGTTATGACTATTCAGAGCTGTTGCAGCAATTGGGGATCAGCCCCGAATTGCTCGAAGAGCCGCGGGCGCGGATTGCGCCAGAGCAATTCACGCGATTGATCCAGGGGTTGTGGCTGGCCCTCGACGACGAGTACCTGGGCTTCGGACCGACGCCGAGTAAAACCGGCACCTTCGCGATGATGTGCCACGCCGTGATCCACTGCCGCAACCTCGATAAGGCCCTGCATCGCGGCCTGTTGTTCTATAGCCTGTTCCCCGACGGTCCGAGCCTGACTCTGACCCGCGAAGACGAAATGATCCGTCTGAGTCTCGATGATTCGAAATTCCACGACCCGGACCATTTCCTCACCGAAAGCCAGTTGATGGTGTGGCATCGCCTCGGCAGCTGGCTGATCGGCCAGCGCATTCGGCTGGAGCAGGCGACGTTCAGCTACCCAAGGCCCGAGCACGGTGCCGAGTACGACCTGCTGTTCCCCTGCCCCATGGTGTTTTCCTCGGCGCAGAGCAGCCTGCTGTTTCACAGCCGCTACCTGAACATGCCGTTGTTGCAGGACGAACGCACCCTCAAGCATTTCCTCCAACACTCCCCCGCCGACCTGCTCTCGCGACCGGATGATGGCGACAGTTTGAGCAGCCAGTTACGCCGTTTGCTCAGTCGCGACAGTTCACGCTGGCCGGATCTTGAAGCCGTGGCCGCGCACCTGCACATCAGCCCGCAGACCTTGCGCCGACACTTGCGTGAAGAAGGGTCGAGTTTCCAGGAGTTGAAGGATCAGTTGCGCCGGGACATTGCGATTTATCACCTGGGGCGGGCGGATCTGTCGTTGCAGCAGATTGCCGAGCAGCTGGGGTTTTCCGAGCCTTCGGCGTTTCACCGGGCGTTCAAGAAGTGGACGGGGCTGACGCCGGGGGCCTATCGCGCGCAAGAGAATTGA
- a CDS encoding DUF6124 family protein encodes MYKITPNPPETDDVSPYDSTDPKKLNEAADRALDYYLKPAIPQDTPRKPSTIYFVAPDTDDETLLVNACESLASASVMLSNFAGLMEGPHRNTVLGIQQVVMLGELAVNRMLDRLDPP; translated from the coding sequence ATGTACAAGATCACACCCAACCCACCTGAAACCGACGACGTTTCGCCGTACGATTCCACCGACCCCAAAAAACTCAACGAAGCCGCCGACCGCGCCCTCGATTACTACCTCAAACCAGCCATTCCCCAAGACACCCCGCGCAAACCCAGCACCATTTATTTCGTGGCCCCTGATACCGATGACGAAACCCTGCTGGTCAACGCCTGTGAATCCCTGGCATCGGCAAGTGTGATGCTGAGTAATTTCGCGGGGTTGATGGAGGGGCCGCATCGCAACACCGTGTTGGGGATTCAGCAGGTGGTGATGCTTGGGGAGTTGGCGGTGAATCGGATGCTGGATCGGCTTGATCCGCCTTAG